attctaatataattctaccatttattaattagctaaataacatattaccatacacaattaaataattatgactcaaacaataattaaataaaacacacagacaataccaaatatcaaataatcctaattaaataaaatctaataaaaatagggtgttacaattaACTTTTGAAAACTCTTTTTGATATGAGATAATTAGAAAACTTGTTtggttatataattttaaattttttgtaagaAGAGActtataaaacatatttaataatttaaattttaaaatatatttagtatatttaagaaaacataattcataatatttttattgaaatataaaatattccacaaatatatatttatgtacaaatgaaatatttttaatataaataataaataaatttttaaataattattttaaataaatatgtgatttAGTTTGactaaataaatttgaaataaaaagtagACTAAACGGAAAAATAATGTCAAATCAAATGCTATCATTTTTTAATTTACTtaaatatttatagggacaaaaatttatttaatgttAAATTAAAAGAGTAAGAATATAATGTTTTACTAAAGAGAAAGCATGAAATGTTTTTGAGATTATTGTTTGaagaatttttattaaaatctaaataaaaattaatttattaataaaagtaaaaattaattaagtttaagaagtaaataatataataaagggttaaatatgtttttagtccctataaatatgacaactttcaattttagtcattacaatttttttttttaaataatgatcCTCGCAATATTTTTCGTCCCTATTTTTTATCTCTCCCGTCAGAtttcactaacggaggcttacgtggcacgccacgtgtcaAGTCACGTAAGTTAAAAGTAATATTACAGAAAAAGAGATAAATTgcaggggttttaaaccccctttaaataactttaaaatcaaaaaaatttcaCAACTGTGAAGATGCTTTTTTCATTACGTCTTCAAAACGAGCTATTCATGATTTTTGTGAGAACCTACCAAAAAGTTTAGTAAGATAGAAAATCCACCTTGAGGAACAATGAGATAGAATtgttaaaatctaaataaattaaGGAATATATTCTAAGTTTCTTAAGCATAGTAATATTACTGAATTTGTTGCACACTGAAAAAGTAGAAAATCCGAGACAGACATACATTAATCATTACATAGTCCACTAATCTTCCCTTCTATCACCAACTAGCTTAACAATGCAGAAAGCAAAAGccataaataaagaaaacaaaagcaTAGATTAAAGAAACCAAAATAGAGATTATTTAAAAGCAAAAAGAGATTATATATAAGAGCAACAAAATCCTTCTCTCATTACTCATAGTCACAACAAAATCTCAATCAACCATATGCAGAACTTCATGTGGCAACATTTCAATCAAATATCCATTTAACATTGATGATGGTTGTGGAAGTCCATACTACAGACACATTCTCGCATGTTCTGACtcagaaaaaaattcaaactccGAACACCTTCCGGTCGATATGAAATTCGTAACATATCCTGTGATAATCCTGACATTGTTGTCACTGATTCATTCATGTGGAAATGCGAGGACGGCGAAAACTTTCGACCGATGAGACCCTTTAGTTTCGACACTAGCACAAAACTGAAACTCTCTAAGCAAAATGAGTACATGTTTTTCAACTGTAGTGAAGAATATGTGATTATCCAACCAAAGCCTGTGTTTTGTGAACATTTTTCTGAACACTGTGATTCATCATGTGATATTGCTAGTTATCTACGTAGACATTTACCAGGATGTTCTTTTTCTCTTACTAGTAGTTCTTGTTATTCTTATTATTCAAAAGCAAGTGAATCTTTGAGATTGATGCTTAAGTATTGTATTGGTTATGCTACTATTTATTTGAGAGATGTTGGTATTCTTCAACCTTATGATCAAGTGCCTATATATGACATTAGAGTTGATTTTGATATACCTGTTACTACTTGTTGTCTTATGTGTCAGGATGAATTGAAGGGTGGTGGAACATGTGGATGGATTTGATAATGTGACAAAGAgttttgtgtgtttgtgtaaaGATGGAAACTCTACTATTCTTCATTATAAGCATTGACATCTGAATGTCTTCTCATAATACAAAAACGATTTGTCTACCAACtgtttgattaattgtttgtgagaaattattattttttcaattatttaaagggggtttaaaacccccgcaatctgcctctttttctttaattttgcCTTTGTCTAACGTGGCGAGACATGTGGCATGCCATGTAAGACTCCGTTAGAGCAATCTAACGGGAGGGGCCAAAATTTGTGACG
The Vicia villosa cultivar HV-30 ecotype Madison, WI linkage group LG6, Vvil1.0, whole genome shotgun sequence genome window above contains:
- the LOC131613263 gene encoding uncharacterized protein LOC131613263, whose product is MWKCEDGENFRPMRPFSFDTSTKLKLSKQNEYMFFNCSEEYVIIQPKPVFCEHFSEHCDSSCDIASYLRRHLPGCSFSLTSSSCYSYYSKASESLRLMLKYCIGYATIYLRDVGILQPYDQVPIYDIRVDFDIPVTTCCLMCQDELKGGGTCGWI